TCGCACGCACCCCCGGCAGCCCTCCCCCGGCTTCCCGGACCGCGGCGGCGACTTCTTTGGCAATCGTCACATCATTGGTGTCGAGCTCGATGTTGAAAGCCGCCAGCGGCGGTCGCGCCGTGACCATCCAGGCGCCGGCGGCCGGGTGCGGTTGTGCCGGGCCGAAGTCCGGCTCAAGCTCGCCGGAGGCCATGCGCTGCCAGAGCGAGTCGAGACCTCCCTCCCGGAAGAAGGAGCGCTCTTGGCGCTCGTCGCTGGTCGCGAGGTCGCCGTAGAGGAAGACCGGCACCTCGAGACCGGCGATCTCCATCGCCACATTCAGCGCGGTCTCTCTCGCCCCTTTGCGATCGGCCTCATCGATCCACACGATCGGGCAGACGTCCATCGCGCCGATCGCCGGGTGGATGCCCTGCCAGGTGCTCATGTCGATCTCGCGGGTGGTGGCCCCGGCGAGTCCGATCAGGGCGGCCGTGAGGTCCCCGGCGTCCCCGGCGATCGTGAAGACCGCGCGGTGGTGATCGACGTCGGCATGACGGTCGAGCAGGATGACTTCATTCCCCAGCGATTCCTGGAGCCGGTCGAGCGCCGCGAAGTCGCGGCCCTCGGAGAGGTTGGGGACGGCCAGCAGGGTCAAACGAGCAGTTTTCCTTCCAGGACGATCGGGGTGCCGTCAACCGTGACCTCGGGCCGCAGCGATACGACATCGAGGTGCACCGGGACCTGGATGTTGCCGCCGATCGCGGCCGAAGCCCCGAAAGCGACGTGAGCGGTGCCGAAGATCTTCTCGTCCTCGAGGATGTTGCCGGTGAGGATCGCCTTCTCGTTGGTGCCGATGCCGAGCTCGGCGACGTTGGTCCCGTCGGGTCCGTGAACGGTCAGCAGTTCCATCAACTGTTCGCCTTCGGGACCGGTCGCGTCAACCAGGTGGCCGCCTTCGATGGTCAGGCGCACCGGCGAGGAGACGAGGCCGACCCCGGCGATCGAGCCGTCGACGACCAGAGTGCCTTCCGCCGTGGCCGGGGCGATGAAGCCTTCGCCGCAGGGCAGGTTGCCGAAGGCGCCGGCGTGGGTGAGCTCGCCGGCGTCGGGAATCGCCTTGCGGCCCTCGAGGCCGAGGGTGAGATCACTGCCGTGGTCGCAAGTGATTCGCGCTTCGGTCCCGCGGTCGAGGATCTCGGCAACTCGGCCTCCACGCACTTTCAATGCGTCCATGTTTTCGCTCATCACCCGGGCGAGCATCTCCACGGTCGCTCCGGGCAGTGTGGCGACACGGGTGCCGGATTCGGAGGCGCGCTTTCGAGCCGCCGTGTGCGAGAGCGACTGGACCGTCGGCGCGAGCAGAACGTCGGCCGCGACCATCGCGTCAGCGATCGTCTGCGGCGGTTCGCCGGCGTGGGACTCGCGCTCGGTCATCACGGCCAGGACCGACTGGGCACCAACCGCCTCCGCCTCGGCCCGCATCGCCTCGCCCAGCACGAGGGTGGCGGGGTTACAGACGACCAGGACTTCTTCGTTCGGCCGCACCCCGAGGCAGTCGCGGACGACGGCACGGACGGCTTTGTTCAGGTCTTCACTCATGCGCCCACTATCTCACGCGGAGCCGGGCGCCGGATCGAGTGGACGAGCGATGAGCCGAAGGGTTGCGGCCAGTCTTTACGGGTAGATTGAAATCAAGCGAGCAGGAGGTATGAAATGAGTCTGAGTGATTGCAGAATCGGTCCCTCGGTGGCGGTAGCGGACCTCGGAGGAGCCCGGGAATTTTACGAAAACAAGGTCGGCCTCCGGGTCGAACAGGTACTCGGCGAAGAGATGGTTCTCTACGAATGCGGCGGCGATTCCACCCTCGCGATCTACAACTCGGCCGAGAATTCCGGCAAGTCAACCCACACCCAGGCCGGCTGGGAAGTCGACGACATCAGCAAGGAGATCGGCGAGCTCAAGTCCCGCGGCGTCGAGTTCGAGCAGTACGACGGAGAAACCGGACCGACGACCGACGACGACGGCGTCTTCACCCACGGTTCGATGAAGGTCGCCTGGTTCCGGGACCCGGAAGGCAACACTTACGCGATCAGCGAAGGCTCGATGTAGGAACGGCGCCGGGGCCTCAGACGGACTGAGGCCCCGGGAGCCGAATCGGATCAGTTGTTGCCGTACTTGTCCTCGTAGTACTGGCCGGTCTCTTCGCCCTGTTTCTTGTACTTCTCCTGCTGCTTCTTCGATTCGGGACCGTTGGTCTGCTTGTCCAGCGAGGCCTCACGCTTGTCGTTGGCCTTGTCCTGCTTGCTTTCGGTCTTGTCGGCCGCGTTGTTGTCGTTGCCGTCCTCGGAACCGTTGTCGTCTGAATCGTTGTCGTTCGAGTCGTCAGAGCTGTTGGAGTCGTTCTGTTGGGTGTCCGGCTCATCCGAGTCATCCGAGTTGTCGCTGCTGCCACAGGCCGACAGGCCAAGCGCGGCCGGCACGATCAGCATCGCCAAAATCAATCTCCACCAATTCTTCGTCATCCCAACCCCTCGGGTAGCTAGATCGCCGCCTAATTCGCAGCCTGCAAAGACCCTATACGCCAGACGGGACAAAGCGAACACTGTAAGAAAAGATCAACCGACAGCCGTGGCTCAGCGCTAAAATGGCCAAGCCAGAGCACGAAGCGATCATTTAGACTCACCATCCCTGCCGGGGTAGCTCAGCTGGTTAGAGCAGCGGAATCATAATCCGCGTGTCGGGGGTTCGAGTCCCTCCCCCGGTACCTGTTTGATCGTAGATATAGAGCCAGAAGTAGAAGCATCGGGCCCTCTTGCTCTGAAGCCCGAGTGTCGATGGGTACTGCATATGGGTACAGAACGATCGGCTTGACACGCAGTTTGCTCCCGAATCCCCCCACCCCCGGGGCTACCCCGTGAGAGCACCCCACCCCTGTCGCCCGGGACTCCCTACCCCGGGCACGTGCGTGGTTTCGTCTTGTCAGATTTCGCGGTTCAGGGCGACCAGTTTTGTGGTTTCAGGACCGGGCCGCGGGTGTCATTCAGACGGGGGTGTCACGGAAAGTGTCACGTCGAGCGATTCATAAGAACCCACCCACGCAGGTTGCTAACTGGTGGCCGACACGCACCGTTGGCCACGCAAGTGACCGGGCGGCAGTGGAAGCGGAACCGTCTTTTCATGCCAATCGGATAGGTTGACCACAGGTGCGGCAAGCTAGGCGAGGTAGACATGGCTGAGATTGACCCCGAGAAGGGGAGGCAGATTCCGATTAGCTGGGTAGGTGTGGAGGAGCTCCCACTTCAGTTTGCCAATCAGTTCATCGCAACAGTTGATGGACAGACCGCCTTTGTCGCCATAGGCTCGCTCCAGCCACCTCCGATCATCGGCGAAACCATCGAGGAGATCAAGGCTCAGGCAGAGGCGATCGCTTTCATACCCGTGAAACCGATAGCGCGAGTGGCTCTGTCAGTAGACTCTCTAAACGAATTCGCTCGTATTTTGAAGGAAACGGCCTCGAACATGGAAAAGGTCCAACGGGAGAAAGGCCAAGGATGACAACTCTGACACTGGGTACGACCAAGACAATCCACGGTGGAACCGAAACTCGCTTCTCTGACTTCGTCTCTTCGAGTGGCGCGGCTGGAGGCGGAGTATCGGGCATCCCCCCAATGATTCGGGCCGACCAGGCTTATTACTGGTCTGCGAATTGGCGTCAGGCCGAAGATGAGGCCCTCGCGGATTACCGCAACGGCAACTACGAAACATTCGACAGCCCCAGGGCAGCTGTCGAAAAGCTGTTGCGCGCAGACGGCTAGTGCCTCGAACCCGGGTTCCCGAGGCCTTCGTTCTCCGTCTTGAGAAGAAAGAGACGGCCCTTCAGGCAAAGATTCTTGAGACCATCGATCGACTGGGTGAAAACCCTCGGCACCCCTCACTTCAAACGCACCGCGTCCAGGGAGTCAAGA
This window of the Thermoleophilia bacterium genome carries:
- a CDS encoding aminopeptidase, with product MSEDLNKAVRAVVRDCLGVRPNEEVLVVCNPATLVLGEAMRAEAEAVGAQSVLAVMTERESHAGEPPQTIADAMVAADVLLAPTVQSLSHTAARKRASESGTRVATLPGATVEMLARVMSENMDALKVRGGRVAEILDRGTEARITCDHGSDLTLGLEGRKAIPDAGELTHAGAFGNLPCGEGFIAPATAEGTLVVDGSIAGVGLVSSPVRLTIEGGHLVDATGPEGEQLMELLTVHGPDGTNVAELGIGTNEKAILTGNILEDEKIFGTAHVAFGASAAIGGNIQVPVHLDVVSLRPEVTVDGTPIVLEGKLLV
- a CDS encoding glutamate formiminotransferase, translating into MTLLAVPNLSEGRDFAALDRLQESLGNEVILLDRHADVDHHRAVFTIAGDAGDLTAALIGLAGATTREIDMSTWQGIHPAIGAMDVCPIVWIDEADRKGARETALNVAMEIAGLEVPVFLYGDLATSDERQERSFFREGGLDSLWQRMASGELEPDFGPAQPHPAAGAWMVTARPPLAAFNIELDTNDVTIAKEVAAAVREAGGGLPGVRAIGLMLSTGRAQVSMNIHDPVSLPLARVVEAVREEAGARGTVPIEAELIGLIPEAAIEGYPADVPIRDFDPAFHVIERRVPSER
- a CDS encoding VOC family protein, encoding MAVADLGGAREFYENKVGLRVEQVLGEEMVLYECGGDSTLAIYNSAENSGKSTHTQAGWEVDDISKEIGELKSRGVEFEQYDGETGPTTDDDGVFTHGSMKVAWFRDPEGNTYAISEGSM